The DNA sequence TGATTAAAGAGTATTTACGACAACCTGCTACAAATGTAATTGCAGGGATGTCACGTCGGAAGGCAATTAAGACGGCTACATTGGTGGGTGGGTTTGCGATCGGTTCGATGTTTCCTATGGTTAAATCAATCGCTGTTCCTGATCCAGGAGGTTCTACCTCAGTAGGTGATCCTCCTACTCCTAAGAAGCCTTGTGTAATCCTACCTAAAGGAAACTGTACCTTAACAGCCATAACAACGGGGTTCTTCTGTGTAGATAAAGAGAATAGTTGTAAAAAGGCAGGAGGAGTTTGCAAAAAACGTTATATTGAAGGCGATCCAGTTCCAGAATGTGTGTGCGTTATGGATTCAAATTGCACTTTTGTTGACTAATTATTTGGTCAATTTGCTGTAGTAAATAGGCACTAAAAAAAGAGTTGTAAGGAGGTGGGCATAATTAAGCGTAAAATCCAAAATACTGTAACTACTTCTGTATTTTTAATTCGCTTTTTCAGGTTTAAGTTGATTGCTGACTATCTACTTATTTGAGTTGTTTTTAATGCTCTTCCATTAATATAAATACGGAGAAAAATAATGCTCCCTGTCGCCAGAACTGAAAGTCTGTTACTGCAAGATATTGGTAATGAGTTGATCATTTACGATCAAGATAATCATTCCTCCCATTGTTTAACGCCACTAGCAGTAAGAGTCTGGGAATTATCAAATGGTCAAAATACAGTCAATGATATTGCCCATAAACTCGAAAAGGAGTTTAATCTTCCGGCGGATAGTGATGTGGATATGCGGGGGTTAGTTTACTTGACATTGGAGGAATTAGAACGTTATTCCCTGATTAAAGAGTATTTACGACAACCTGCTACAAATGTAATTGCAGGGATGTCACGTCGGAAGGCAATTAAGACG is a window from the Planktothrix tepida PCC 9214 genome containing:
- a CDS encoding PqqD family peptide modification chaperone, which encodes MLPVARTESLLLQDIGNELIIYDQDNHSSHCLTPLAVRVWELSNGQNTVNDIAHKLEKEFNLPADSDVDMRGLVYLTLEELERYSLIKEYLRQPATNVIAGMSRRKAIKT